The Bacteroidales bacterium genome includes a window with the following:
- a CDS encoding 3-hydroxyacyl-CoA dehydrogenase family protein produces the protein MKKVAVIGAGVMGCDVAIDLAFYGYEVILKDISPKALDNAKGIIEKNFRFFKMMKSDYKSVEVSNILEKITFTSTYSEFKSVDYIVENINENLESKLALYAELDKVCSENVLYFVNTSCISITNIASAVRNCKNVIGMHFMNPVPLKELVEVVRGFHTSEDTIGVAKEFVKSLKKQSVVVNDYPGFVANRLSHLFMNEAAFLIQENVAKPNEVDLIFKKGYGHKLGPLETADLIGLDTVVNSLDILYQSYQDPKFRCCPLLKKMVNAGLLGRKSGKGFYEYS, from the coding sequence ATGAAAAAGGTTGCTGTAATAGGTGCAGGAGTGATGGGTTGCGATGTTGCAATTGATTTAGCCTTTTATGGATACGAAGTTATCCTTAAAGATATCAGCCCTAAAGCACTAGATAATGCAAAAGGTATAATAGAAAAGAACTTCCGATTCTTTAAAATGATGAAAAGTGATTACAAATCAGTTGAAGTTTCGAACATTCTAGAAAAAATAACATTTACATCAACTTACAGTGAATTTAAGAGTGTTGATTATATTGTCGAAAATATTAATGAAAATTTAGAAAGTAAATTAGCATTATACGCTGAACTTGATAAGGTCTGTAGTGAAAATGTGCTCTATTTTGTGAATACAAGTTGTATATCAATTACTAATATTGCATCAGCTGTAAGAAATTGTAAAAACGTAATTGGTATGCATTTTATGAATCCAGTACCTTTAAAGGAATTGGTTGAGGTTGTTAGGGGATTTCATACATCGGAAGATACCATTGGAGTGGCAAAGGAGTTTGTTAAATCGCTAAAAAAGCAATCGGTTGTAGTAAATGATTATCCGGGATTTGTTGCAAATAGATTATCACATCTATTTATGAATGAGGCTGCATTCTTAATTCAAGAGAATGTGGCTAAGCCCAATGAAGTAGATCTAATTTTCAAGAAAGGGTATGGTCATAAACTAGGACCACTTGAAACAGCAGATTTAATAGGACTGGATACAGTTGTTAACTCTTTGGATATATTATACCAAAGTTATCAGGATCCAAAATTTAGATGCTGTCCTTTGCTTAAAAAGATGGTTAATGCTGGGTTATTAGGTAGAAAATCAGGAAAAGGATTTTATGAATATTCTTGA